In one Chryseobacterium camelliae genomic region, the following are encoded:
- a CDS encoding TonB-dependent receptor gives MNKRIQLLSIIFLGFSSVAFSQIKEEKLILNKKREPEVKKIEKKKTSVETIKNYPPEEKSQNPVKYSITDVPAVSDFKTSTIQGADVTPKFDGTSQNNYIQFGMGNYGKILGDANISKTLENKIEVGADAHFLSTQGLKKEYPWDSKQSATTLGAFLNSYGDKGKFNLNAEYNLNSYNYYGIYALEPGDVDLDQRVNQFKVNGYYDFYSNEILNDIRVKSSFLKDHFDAQENQVSVLANLSKHAVEIGKSGINLNADLGVGLEAVKSEFAIRDKNSANFFNTNLAPKVTFRKGDSYLMLGSSFEFLNAKNSNDLMSEQLKNNKTYWFPQAEFQYAAINGFKFYGGVDGGLKLNTYADLLQQNPFIVSDQYLRPTETKYHFYVGLRGDIDETFKYDVSAGYGKMRDIMFFKANGLFDNDYTLNRSAYNFANTFSAVYDDGNVSDIKGSLQYFPLANLVLDAEAKFTKFDLKNYENIYNVPLVTASIGAKYTMLDQKLLLGFKGIFASDRTTNSFMIEGVGSPMMYQSTEDTNDKVGGYADLNLSAEYKIHKNFSIFALGNNLLSSKYQTYKGYKVLGAQILGGVKITF, from the coding sequence ATGAATAAAAGAATTCAATTATTATCCATCATATTTTTAGGGTTTTCGTCCGTGGCGTTTTCCCAGATCAAAGAAGAAAAACTGATTCTTAATAAAAAAAGAGAACCGGAAGTAAAGAAGATCGAAAAAAAGAAAACTTCTGTGGAGACCATTAAAAACTATCCGCCGGAAGAGAAATCTCAGAATCCTGTAAAGTATAGCATTACAGACGTTCCTGCGGTTTCGGATTTCAAAACTTCAACCATTCAGGGAGCAGATGTAACGCCTAAATTTGACGGAACTTCCCAGAATAATTATATTCAGTTCGGAATGGGGAACTACGGAAAGATTCTTGGAGATGCCAATATTTCGAAAACGCTGGAAAACAAAATCGAAGTAGGCGCAGATGCCCATTTCCTTTCCACTCAGGGGCTGAAAAAAGAATATCCTTGGGATTCTAAGCAAAGTGCTACAACGCTTGGAGCTTTTCTTAATTCATACGGAGATAAAGGGAAATTCAATTTAAATGCAGAATACAATCTAAATAGCTATAATTACTACGGAATTTATGCTTTGGAGCCTGGAGATGTAGATCTGGACCAGAGAGTAAACCAGTTTAAAGTAAATGGATATTATGACTTCTATTCCAATGAAATTCTGAATGATATACGAGTGAAATCGTCTTTCTTAAAGGATCATTTCGATGCACAGGAAAATCAGGTTTCCGTATTGGCTAATCTCTCCAAACATGCCGTGGAAATCGGAAAATCAGGAATTAACCTGAATGCTGATTTAGGAGTTGGACTAGAAGCGGTAAAAAGTGAATTTGCCATAAGAGATAAAAACTCGGCTAATTTTTTCAATACGAATTTAGCTCCGAAAGTGACTTTCAGAAAAGGGGATTCTTATTTAATGTTAGGTTCTTCGTTTGAATTTTTGAATGCGAAAAATTCAAATGATCTGATGTCTGAACAACTGAAAAACAATAAAACATACTGGTTCCCTCAGGCAGAGTTTCAATATGCAGCGATCAACGGATTTAAATTTTATGGTGGGGTAGACGGAGGTTTAAAGCTAAACACGTATGCTGATTTATTACAGCAAAATCCTTTCATCGTTTCAGATCAGTATTTGAGACCGACAGAAACAAAATACCATTTTTATGTAGGGTTAAGAGGTGATATTGATGAAACCTTCAAATATGATGTTTCGGCAGGGTACGGAAAAATGAGGGATATTATGTTCTTTAAGGCAAATGGTTTATTTGATAATGACTATACTTTAAACCGTTCTGCATACAATTTTGCCAATACATTCTCTGCGGTATATGATGATGGAAATGTAAGTGATATTAAAGGAAGCTTACAATATTTTCCTTTGGCTAACCTGGTATTGGACGCTGAGGCAAAATTCACAAAATTTGATTTGAAAAACTACGAAAATATCTATAATGTTCCGTTAGTGACGGCAAGTATCGGAGCAAAATATACGATGCTTGACCAAAAATTATTGCTAGGTTTCAAAGGGATTTTCGCAAGCGACAGAACAACGAATTCATTTATGATTGAGGGAGTTGGAAGTCCGATGATGTACCAATCTACTGAAGATACTAATGATAAAGTGGGAGGCTATGCTGATCTAAACCTTTCGGCAGAGTATAAAATTCACAAAAATTTCAGTATTTTCGCACTCGGAAATAATCTTCTAAGCTCAAAATATCAGACTTACAAAGGATATAAAGTTCTTGGAGCCCAGATTTTGGGAGGGGTGAAGATTACATTCTAA